A stretch of Haloprofundus halophilus DNA encodes these proteins:
- a CDS encoding ABC transporter permease: protein MTATGRVRAEFDAAWNSFLRRRTAVFFTFFFPVILVLIFGALVQTQPTGGGLFAEPQTYYVPGYLATVVLFTPLSRVGSEIARHREGSRFEKLATTPLSRTEWLLAQTLVNVVIIGLAALLILALMVVVTGAEIPLTPGLLLLVPFVVLGVVVFCGLGTILGSVADSQDGVIAASNTIALPLLFLSETFVTPELLPEWFGPIVNLSPLTYFSRGVRALTYEGGWELYQAHMTVWFNLAVLAALAVVFFAAGAYAIPRTD, encoded by the coding sequence ATGACAGCGACCGGGCGGGTCCGCGCGGAGTTCGACGCGGCGTGGAACTCTTTCCTCCGCCGGCGGACGGCGGTGTTCTTCACGTTCTTCTTCCCGGTCATCCTCGTGCTCATCTTCGGCGCGCTGGTGCAGACCCAGCCGACCGGCGGGGGCCTGTTCGCCGAACCGCAGACGTACTACGTGCCGGGCTATCTGGCGACCGTCGTGCTGTTCACGCCGCTGTCGCGCGTCGGCAGCGAAATCGCCCGTCACCGCGAGGGGAGCCGCTTCGAGAAACTGGCGACGACGCCGCTGTCGCGCACCGAGTGGTTGCTCGCGCAGACGCTCGTCAACGTCGTCATCATCGGCCTCGCGGCGCTGCTCATCCTCGCGCTGATGGTCGTCGTGACCGGCGCGGAGATTCCGCTCACTCCCGGCCTGCTACTCCTGGTTCCGTTCGTCGTCCTCGGCGTCGTCGTGTTCTGCGGCCTCGGGACGATACTCGGCAGCGTCGCCGACTCCCAGGACGGCGTCATCGCCGCGAGCAACACTATCGCACTGCCGCTTTTGTTCCTCTCGGAGACGTTCGTCACGCCGGAGTTGCTGCCGGAGTGGTTCGGGCCGATAGTGAACCTCTCGCCGCTGACGTACTTCTCGCGCGGCGTCCGGGCGCTGACGTACGAGGGCGGGTGGGAGTTGTACCAGGCACACATGACGGTCTGGTTCAACCTCGCCGTGCTCGCCGCGCTCGCCGTCGTCTTCTTCGCCGCCGGGGCGTACGCCATCCCGCGGACGGACTGA
- a CDS encoding ABC transporter ATP-binding protein produces the protein MDEVLVADDVRKRYGDTVALDGVSLSVGAGEVFGLIGPNGAGKTTLVRALTGTTRADGTVRVFDGDPEDADEQRVSLLPQSFSPPARLTARELVAYYAGLYDESRDPDAVLADVGLTDAADTWYENLSGGQQRRACVGISLVNDPDLLFLDEPTTGIDPAGRRSLWALLEGLAAGGTTVFLTSHSMAEVERLSDRVGLLADGKLVAVGTPDSLVAEYGGESRLVVRPETSPSAAAEALSKATPAFDLAVDGEELVFRDVEPERIGPAVDALDSAGVRYDALTWKQPSLEDVYLHLTGDEFAAFDRPTAAGRTADAGGAEETQTVDAGAPAGSGGER, from the coding sequence ATGGACGAGGTACTGGTCGCCGACGACGTACGGAAACGGTACGGTGACACCGTCGCGCTCGACGGCGTCTCGCTGTCGGTCGGCGCCGGGGAGGTGTTCGGTCTCATCGGCCCGAACGGTGCCGGGAAGACGACGCTCGTCCGCGCGCTCACTGGGACGACCCGCGCCGACGGGACGGTTCGCGTCTTCGACGGCGACCCCGAGGACGCCGACGAGCAACGCGTGAGCCTGCTTCCGCAGTCGTTCTCGCCGCCAGCGCGACTCACCGCCCGCGAACTCGTCGCCTACTACGCCGGCCTGTACGACGAGTCGCGGGACCCCGACGCCGTGCTGGCCGACGTCGGCCTGACCGACGCCGCCGACACGTGGTACGAGAACCTCTCGGGCGGCCAGCAGCGCCGCGCCTGCGTCGGCATCTCGCTCGTCAACGACCCCGACCTGCTCTTCCTGGACGAACCGACGACCGGCATCGACCCCGCGGGTCGCCGGTCGCTCTGGGCGCTCCTGGAGGGGCTCGCGGCGGGCGGGACGACCGTCTTCCTGACGAGTCACTCGATGGCCGAGGTCGAACGGCTCTCGGACCGCGTCGGCCTCCTCGCCGACGGGAAACTCGTCGCCGTCGGGACGCCCGACTCGCTGGTTGCCGAGTACGGCGGCGAGAGCCGACTCGTCGTCCGTCCCGAAACGTCGCCGTCCGCCGCGGCCGAGGCGCTCTCGAAGGCGACCCCGGCGTTCGACCTCGCCGTCGACGGCGAGGAGCTCGTCTTCCGGGACGTCGAACCCGAACGCATCGGCCCGGCCGTCGACGCGCTCGACTCCGCCGGCGTCCGCTACGACGCGCTGACGTGGAAGCAACCGAGCCTCGAAGACGTCTACCTGCACCTCACCGGCGACGAGTTCGCCGCGTTCGACCGACCGACCGCCGCGGGACGTACCGCCGACGCCGGCGGCGCGGAAGAGACTCAGACCGTCGACGCCGGCGCTCCCGCCGGCTCGGGAGGTGAGCGATGA
- a CDS encoding Gfo/Idh/MocA family protein, protein MNVVGIGLGDLGRLELRTLAALDGVDLVAGADVSPDAREAFAEEHDVPTYESYEELLDAEDADAACIVTPHTLHYEQARACLDRGVHVHLEKPMVTDLDHARDLQKRADEAGLVLAVGYQRHVDWRFQKIRRLVDEGAIGDLHMAVCFLEQVWISFAEEQWRGNPALSGGGQLYDSGSHLLDALLWTTRTDPVSVAAAVDDRGHDVDVNSALAVTLDRDGDRVTASVGVSGAGRSTPAPGEGLHFWGTEGRISLADDTLTVESGGEVDVEDAHEPQFEELTEAKLENFVDAVRGDAELAIPASDAVRVTALTEAAYEAAETERTVGIDAFDEDEAASLAATTEATGAVDPGDDD, encoded by the coding sequence GTGAACGTCGTAGGAATCGGCCTCGGTGACCTCGGCCGCCTCGAACTCCGAACGCTCGCCGCCCTCGACGGGGTCGACCTCGTCGCCGGGGCGGACGTCTCCCCGGACGCCCGCGAGGCGTTCGCCGAGGAGCACGACGTCCCGACGTACGAGTCGTACGAGGAGCTGCTCGACGCCGAGGACGCCGACGCCGCCTGTATCGTCACGCCGCACACGCTGCACTACGAGCAGGCTCGCGCCTGTCTCGACCGAGGCGTCCACGTCCACCTGGAGAAGCCGATGGTGACCGACCTCGACCACGCCCGCGACCTCCAGAAGCGAGCTGACGAGGCCGGCCTCGTCCTCGCGGTCGGCTACCAGCGACACGTCGACTGGCGCTTCCAGAAGATTCGTCGCCTCGTCGACGAGGGCGCAATCGGCGACCTGCACATGGCCGTCTGCTTCCTCGAACAGGTGTGGATATCGTTCGCCGAGGAACAGTGGCGCGGCAACCCCGCGCTGTCGGGCGGCGGGCAGCTGTACGACTCCGGGTCGCACCTGCTCGACGCGCTGCTGTGGACGACGCGAACCGACCCCGTCTCCGTCGCCGCCGCGGTCGACGACCGCGGTCACGACGTCGACGTGAACAGCGCGCTGGCGGTGACGCTCGACCGCGACGGCGACCGAGTGACCGCGAGCGTCGGCGTTTCGGGGGCCGGCCGGAGCACGCCCGCTCCCGGCGAGGGCCTGCACTTCTGGGGGACCGAGGGCCGAATCAGCCTCGCCGACGACACGCTGACCGTCGAATCCGGCGGCGAGGTCGACGTCGAGGACGCCCACGAACCCCAGTTCGAGGAACTGACCGAGGCGAAACTGGAGAACTTCGTCGACGCCGTCCGCGGCGACGCCGAACTCGCCATCCCGGCGAGCGACGCCGTCCGCGTGACGGCGCTCACGGAGGCGGCGTACGAAGCAGCCGAGACCGAACGAACCGTCGGTATCGACGCGTTCGACGAGGACGAGGCCGCATCTCTCGCCGCTACGACCGAGGCGACGGGGGCCGTCGACCCCGGAGACGACGACTGA